Within the Kribbella aluminosa genome, the region CTGCCGGCAGGCGACGATACGCTTCCAGTGTTCGAACAGATGTTCGATTGCCTCGGACCCGGCTTCGTCGGGAGGCCGGACCGGGGTGGACCGGACAGCTGGACGACTCCGGTGCGGAGTTGCGGCCGCATCGGAATCCGGTGGTCCCGGCGGGCCGGGCACCGGGGTGGACCTCGACCCCCACCCCGGGCTCACCCGCCGGGCCGCCGACCAGGGACCGGCCGTTCAGCAGGGCGTGGAACACAGGAGGCGATGGAGCATGTGGGAGTTCGACGACGCCGTCGAGGTGCACTCGGTGCCCGTGGACGGCGTGCAGATCCCCGACCAGTTCCTCTGGCGCGGCCGGCTCTGGCGGGTCCGCGCGGTCCGCTCGCAGTGGACCGAGACCGCCGCCTGGTGGGAGCGCGGCGTGATCGGCACCGGCCGGATCCACGACCCGCTGGCCTCCACCCGCCCGGCGTCCGACGGCGACTCGCTGGCGCGGATCGACGCGGCCACGGTCGCGGAGGTCTGCTCGGCGGCCGTCGGCGTGCTGGACGCGGAGTGGGGTCCGGAGCGCTCGGTGTTCCGGGTGGAAGCCGGCTGCGGCCGGTTCGGACGGCAGGAGATGTTCGATCTCGCCCACGACCCGCACTCGGGCCGCTGGCAACTGGAGAGGGTGACCGACCGATGACAGTTTCACCGGTATCGCCGGCTGCGGCCGGTGCGGCCAGCCGCGAGCTGTTCCGTGCCCGGGCCGCGCTGGCCGAGGCGACCGAGACCACCGACCACCTGATCCGCTACTCGAGCGCGCACATCGCGGCGCTCCGGGTCGCGGCCGCGGTCCTCGCCGTCCGCGCCCGCCCGGTGCGCTCGGGCAGCCGCCGCCGGGTGCAGCGCAACGCCTGGGTGCTGCTCGCCGAGGTCGCGCCGGAGTTCGGCGAGTGGGCCACGTTCTTCGCCGCCGGGGCCGCCCAGCGCGCGGCTGCCGAGGCCGGGCTGGCGCGCGCCGTCAGCACCCGCGAGGCCGACGACCTGGTCCGCGCGGTCGACACGTTCTACACCCAGGTGGAAGCGAGCCTGCGGCTGTCCACCAGCCCGGTGCTCACCGCGACCACCGACCCGCAGTCCGTCCTCACCCAGTCCTGGATGCAGGCGAGCTGACCAACCCGTAGTTGAGGAGATCCCGACCGTGAGCGAAACCACGAGAGGCCTGGGCAAGGACCTGTGCGCTCGCGTCCATGCCGTTACCGGCGACGAGTGCTACCTGCCGGACACCCACTACCCCCGTCCGCACCAGTCCCTGTCCGGCGTCTCGTGGCACGACGGCCTCTGCACCCGGTGCGCCGGCTCCGGCCTGCACGCCGACGGCCTCTGCCCAGCCTGCAACGGCACGTCGTTCGAGCCCCTCACCATTTAAGGTCGGCGGGGTGACTGGACTTCCGGTACTGGATGGTGAGGAGCAGCGGGTTCTCGGGAGCTTGCTGGAGAAGCAGTTGACCGTGCCGGCGTCGTACCCGTTGACGGCGAACGCGTTGCGGATGGCCTGCAACCAGGCCAGCAATCGCGAGCCGGTCGTGGACTACGACCAGGGCGCCGTCGAGCGGGTCGCCCGCGGACTGCGGGATCGCGAGCTGCTGCGGATCGTCTGGGTCGACATCGGCCGCCGGACGCTGAAGTACCACCAGATCCTGGACGAGACACTCGGACTCGGCGAGGACGAGCGAGCGCTGATCACCGTGCTGCTGCTCCGCGGCGCGCAGGCGCCGGGGGAGTTGCGGACCCGGACCGAGCGGCTGCACCGGTTCGAGGACCGCTCCGCCGTCGAGGCCTGCCTGCAACGGATGGCCGCGCGTCCCGAGCCACTCGTCCGCGAGCTCGAACGCCGCGCCGGTCAGCACGATCGCCGCTGGATCCACCTGCTCGGCCCGGTGCCCGAGGCGGAAGCCGTCGCCACGGTGGAGCCGGTCGACCGCGACACGGTGATCGCCGACGGCACGGCGGCCCGTGACGAGCGGGTGCGTTCGGCGTACGACGCGGTGGCGACGGCGTACGCGGACGAGCTGCTGGACGAGCTCGACGGGCTGCCGTTCGAACGTTGGCTGCTCGACCGGGTGATCGCCGACGCCAACGGCCGCCCGGTCGTCG harbors:
- a CDS encoding DUF480 domain-containing protein — its product is MTGLPVLDGEEQRVLGSLLEKQLTVPASYPLTANALRMACNQASNREPVVDYDQGAVERVARGLRDRELLRIVWVDIGRRTLKYHQILDETLGLGEDERALITVLLLRGAQAPGELRTRTERLHRFEDRSAVEACLQRMAARPEPLVRELERRAGQHDRRWIHLLGPVPEAEAVATVEPVDRDTVIADGTAARDERVRSAYDAVATAYADELLDELDGLPFERWLLDRVIADANGRPVVEVGAGPGHVTAYLADRDADATGVDLSPEMVAEARRRFPRLRFEVGDLRRLGRPPASPGWAAVLAWYSLIHLAASELPETIVALTRPLDPGGLLVLALHAGDEVRHVDEFLGHEVSLDYVLHNPTQLVHLLEAAGLTDIEWYLRGAIAPRAESTNRLYVVARTPS
- a CDS encoding DUF6504 family protein, with protein sequence MWEFDDAVEVHSVPVDGVQIPDQFLWRGRLWRVRAVRSQWTETAAWWERGVIGTGRIHDPLASTRPASDGDSLARIDAATVAEVCSAAVGVLDAEWGPERSVFRVEAGCGRFGRQEMFDLAHDPHSGRWQLERVTDR
- a CDS encoding SAV_6107 family HEPN domain-containing protein, which gives rise to MTVSPVSPAAAGAASRELFRARAALAEATETTDHLIRYSSAHIAALRVAAAVLAVRARPVRSGSRRRVQRNAWVLLAEVAPEFGEWATFFAAGAAQRAAAEAGLARAVSTREADDLVRAVDTFYTQVEASLRLSTSPVLTATTDPQSVLTQSWMQAS